The stretch of DNA CGATATCAGATTTTTTGATGTAATGTTCCCAGTCCGCATACACAAGAGTTTTGCTGGTCTTGCTAATACTGGCAAGAGAAGTTTCAATCGAATCAATGCGCTCTAAAAGATTAAATTCATTTAAAAATTGCTCTTTCCAAATGAACCGACCTTCCTCAAGGATAATGGCGATATACAGAGGGTCTTTAGCCGCAAGACTGCGACAGAAACCTGGCAAGTTATTGTCAATTATATTATTGGAAAAGGGCGCTTTGTGATTCTCGCTCCTATTATCCAACTGTTTCCTTTTAGTTTCTGGTAACTGGCTCAGTATCCATCGCTGATCTCTGATGGCCAATTTGCCAATAGCCGATACAATATCCTGTAAATTATTCATGATGACTAATCCATTGATTAAGAGATTCCAGGAGATGTTGACGCCTTTTCAAATTATTTCTTCTCTGAACTCCATAACTAATTGCTCCGATTATAAGAAGCGCTGCTAAGCCATATTTTATAGAAAGGGTTTCACTTGCTGGAGCGGAAGGAGTCTCATTTAAAAAAATGTCTGATTGGACGGGGGGTGGCAGGAGTGCTTCCACTGAAATAGAGTCGCCTCGTTTGGAATCAAAGCCTATGGTGGTTTTTACCATGCGTTCAATTTGCAAGAGGGTCGAGGATTCGGTTTGTTTAGGAACTGTGACAGAAACAGTTAGCCGCTCAATCCTGCCATTGGCACGCAGAAACTGCTCTTTTTCATGACCAAACTCATAACTTCTCTCGCGGGTGAGATCCTGAACAGGATTTGTTTTCTTTGTGAGTTCTGCAGGGGCTGTATGTTGCATCTCCTTTTCATGTGTGATTAAGCCCTGGGATTGCGGTTTAATCAATTCCCGCCGCAATTCATCATAATTAAGCGTCACATCTATTTTTACATAGACATTATCCTGGGGAAATATGTGTCCTAACATATCAGTTATTTTGCTATTTAAATAATCTTCTATTCTTCGCTTGGCCGCAAAATGGCCTTCACCACTAATTTCTCTCGGTATACTCAAATTGTTACCATTTTGATCGATGATCACCACGTTTTCTGCAGCAAGATTGGCTATGCTGGCGGTCAGCAGTTTCTGGATACTTTTTACCTGTTGTTTTCCTATTGGCTTTTTTAATTGAAGTGTCACAGACGCTTTGGTGGGATGCGTTTCTTTCTGCAGGAAATGCTGTTCAGGGATTACCAGATGAACTCTTGCCTGCCTGACTTCCTCAAGACTACTAATGGTTCGCTCAAGTTCGCCTTGCAGAGCTCGTTGGTAGTTAATTTTCTGTGAAAATTCGGTCAAACCAAAATCAGTTTTATCAAACAATTCAAAGCCCACATGGCCATTTAAATTGCTGCTCATTAATCGAATTCTGGTTTTATCCACCAGGTGTTTATCAATTAAAATATCACGTCCGGAATTCTGTAACTGATAATGGATATTGTCCTGATCCAGTTGACGAATTATTTCATTAGCATCCTGTGAATCAAGATTATTAAATAGGGTTCCATAATCAGGCTTCAGCAAAAAAATGGAGGTCAATACACTGCTTAAAATAATAAAGCCAACGGTAAGCAGGATCATGATTTGCTTTGGCTTCTCTTGTCTGCCAAACCAGAGATAGATGGAGTTAAAATAGAAATTCATATTAAATTTGCTCCTTTATAATTTCCTGATAAGCAGTCATTAAGCGATTACGCACTTGCTCAAGTAATTGAAAAGACATTTTGGCCTCTTCCAGATTCCACATCACCTGGTGCAGGTTGGCTGCCTGACCGCTGACCAATTGTTGCAGTGAATTATCGGCTTCAATCAATTTGTCATTCACCTGCTGAATAGGAGCGGCCAGCCAATGACTGAACCGGTCTGGTTTTTGAATGCTTAAATCATTAAGGTTAAAGTCCATTTTGAAATGATTGACGGGCTCTATGGTCATCGTTCATCTCCGATTGTCAGGGTTTGCATAAACAGGCTATGTGCGGTGTTAAAAATTTTGATATTGGCTTCGTAGGCGCGCGAAGCATTTAATAAAGTGGTCATCTCATCTACAGTATTTATCCCGGGATAATGGATATAGCCTTTGTCATCAGCTGCCGGATGCTCTGGTTGATACACTTTATTAGGCGGTAGGGTTTTCGGGCCTGGAACCGCTGTACTCCATTGCGTTTCATCTGTGAAGTAATCATTGAAATTCCGACTGCCTGTGATGACCTGCATTGGCTGAAAACCGCTGCCATCACTTTTCAGCAAGGTATGCTGATTAGCGATGTTATAGGCGACTGTATCAATACGTAATTTTTCGACTTGCATTCCCTGGGCAGCAATTGAATAAGTGAGATTATAATTCATGCCTGATTATTTCCATGAAGGGCCATCTTCATGATGGCCAGTTTATGATTAAGTCCTTTGATGAGTGTGCGAAATTGGGTGGCATTTTTAATACCAAGCGCAATTTGATCATCCAGTGCGGGTGCGGTATCGCCAGTATGGATAGCCGGTTGTAATTCCAGAAAATTAACCGAGCCTCGATTGCTATTCTGGTCATAATTGGCAAGTTGCTGCTCAAAAATCACCTCAACAGTCTGGTAATTGGGGGTATTGACATTGGCTATGTTGGCAGCGATCGCTGTTTGCCGCATGAGCGCTGCATCAAGCCCCAGTTTTATGAGCCTTATTGTGTTATCCTCAAACATGGTTCGGTACTCCTATTGAACAATTAATTCTGCATGTAAAGCGCCAGCGCGTTTTAAGCTCTCTAAAATGGCAATCATGTCCCGCGTGGTGATTTTGGCCTTATTCAAAGCGCTGATTAAGTCAGCAATGGTTGCTCCCTGTTCAAGAACAATGGATTGACCTGCATTTTCCTTAACTTCAATATTGGTTGAGGGAGTTATCGCGGTCCTGACCGAAGCGGGTGCATTAAAAAGAATTGCCGGCTGTGACACTTTATAGTCGCTGGCTATAGCAATCTGGAGATTGCCCTGGGAAATAGTTACTGTATCGAGTTTGACATCGGAACCGGCAACCACCACCCCGGTTCTTTCGTTGACGACTACGGTGGGCAGGTTATCCGGAATAATTATGATATTTTCCAGCTGGCTGATAAAACGAACATAATGCTGTTTTGCGATTACCGGCGGATGAATTTCAATATCCTGGGCACTGCGCGCGATCGCTGTGTTGTCGCCGAAGCGTTTATTGACAGCGGTTTCAACATTATCTGCCGTTGTAAAATCAGGATGGTTCAGAATCAGATGTAATTCGCCGCTTTTATCGGTCAATTCATTGTAAAGCGTTTTCTCAACAATGGCTCCTCCCGAAATTATTCCTGAAGTAGGATGGTTTTTTTGCACCACATTGCCAAATAAATCATATTTAAATCCCCCGAGAGAAATCGGGCCTTGGGCCAGGGCGTAAATTTGGTTATCGGGTCCTTTGAGAGGGGTTATTAGTAAGGTGCCTCCTAATAAGCTTTTCGCATCCCCGAGAGATGATACATTGATGTCAAGCTTGTCGCCCTGATGGACATTGGCAGGCAGATTGGCGGTTATAATAACTGCGGCACTATTGCGGCTGGTGATGTCTCGGGCGTTAATATTAAGACCAAAATTCTGCAGCAGATTGGAAATTGCCTGGGTTGTATCTTTATTACGATGCGAGTCACCTGATCCTGCCAGGCCGATCACCAAACCATAACCAGTAACAGGATTTTCCTGCAGCCCTGACAAGTGCGCCAGAGATTTAAGCCGTACACTGGCAAAACTGCTGCATACCAGCAGTTGCAGGCAAACGCAGAGCAATAGTTTTCTAAAGCTAAACATCATACTAGCCCCATGAATGACATAATTTTATAAATAGTGTTGTAACGTTGTGAGTTTGAGACAGAGCCATCGCCAGTGTAGGTAATCTGAGCATTGGCAATGCGAGTCGACAATACGGTATTTTGCGGACTTATATCCTCTGGTCTGACGATACCGCTTAACAAAATTCGTTGTTGTTCCCCGTTAATTTGGATGAGCTGATATCCCTCCACTTCATAGCTTCCATTAGGGCAGATTGCTTTAATTCTAACGGTTAATGACGCTTTAATTTTGCCGTTTCTACCGGTTTGTGCCTTGCTATTTCCCTTGCCGGTCAATCCCAGACGCAAATCATAGCGTTTTTGATTATAGCTGGCCTCAAGGGCTGTTTTGATTTCCTTACTGGAACCTAAATCGGCACTGGTTTGTGCATTAGAGGTTTCCAGTACGATGACAGTGAGTAAATCGTCTGGTAAAGAAGCGCGTCGATCCGCAATGAGTGGGCGATAATAAATATCATTATATAAATTGGCTGCTTTTGCAGAAGGGTTGTGAGCCAGTATTACCAGACTTATAATTAATAAAATGGGCTTTATCATGAGTAATCTCTAGTCGCGAAGTTCATTAATCATTTTTTCCAATTCATCTGCTATCTGCACTGTTTTGGCGTTCAATTGGTAAACGCGCTGGGCCATAGTAAGCTGCATCAGCGAGGTGACCATATCGACATTGGATGCTTCAATCTGTTTCTGCAGCACTTGCCCCATACCGCTATTACCGGGATTATCAATAATGGGATCACCGCTGTCGGCATTGGCATGAAAGAGTCCGGCACCTGAAGGGTCCAGGCGGCCAGGATCCATAAATCGGGCTAAACTGATAGTGCCCACTAATTGAGGCTCGGCATCCTCTGATGACATAATTTCAACATCGCCGTTTTTTTGGATTACGATAGTCTGAGAATCATCGGGAATCTGTATGCTGTCGGCCAGCCGCAGGCCATCTGCTGTGCAGAGATAACGCTCACTGTCGATTGAAAAGCTGGAGCTTCGTGTGTAAGCAAGGCTGCCGTCAGTTTGCAGTACCTGAAAAAATCCCTCTCCATCAATGGCTAAATCATTCCAGTTCGTTCCCGCTTTTAGCGGTCCCTGGCTAAAATCTTTAGTTGATTTGATAATGGCTGTTCCTAAACCTGTTTTTATTCCGGACTGCTGCTTCGAGTGATTGCTGTCTATGTTCTGGTATAAGACATCGGCGAAGCTTAGTTTGCTGGCCTTGTAATTGGGCGTATTCAGATTGGCAATATCATTAGCGATTTTGTCAATGAAATATTCTTCAGATTTTAAACCACTGGCAGCTATAGAAAGCGCGTCAGACATTTCCTTCCCCTAATTGACTAATTGCTGTTGAAAGCAGATTGTTGCTTGTTTTCATAATTCGCTGGATCGCTTCAAAATGGCGTGAAATCTTCAGCATTTCGGTCATTTCATCGACTGATTTGACGTTGGATTGTTCCAGGGAAAACTGCAGAACCCGGGTTTCAGAAGAGGCCTCTTCCGGCAGATCTTTACTGAAATAAAGTCCTTCCCCCTGATAGTGAAGTGATGCAGCCTGGGGGAAATCAACAATGCGAATCTGATCGCTGAGTTGTTTATCGATAAAGAGTTCCCCTTTGGTATTGATTGAAAACTCTTTATCGTTGACACGCACAGGTCCATTTTTTCCCATTAATTTCCCGCCCCTTTCGCTAATCAACTCTCCTTCCTGGCTAATATGAAACTCGCCGCTGCGTGTGTAAAAAACACCGTCATTTTTCTGGATCTCAAAAAAGCCTTTTCCGGCAAGTGCCAGTTCCGAACCCTGATTGGAATGAGCGATTGAGCCTTGCTGAAAGTCACTGAGTGATGCCATTTGCTGAACTACAGTTTCAAAATCAGGCGCGTCCAGTGCCGGGAAATCCTGACTTTCCATGATTTGACGTTTATAGCCGGTTGTATGCAGATTACTGACATTCTGGCTGAGCACCTGCAGACGAAATTGATCCTGCAAAAGGGCTATCTGTGTGGTTTTTATAGCGGATAACATGTCATGCTCCTTATTGAATGACACCAAATGGTTCAATCTGGATATGAATGGGTATTTCACTTAACGATAAAATCGTTAAGTGGGGTATAATGCGCTGGGTAAACAGTTTCAATTGCCTTCTTAGCATTGGAGAGCAAAGTAATACTGGTTTCTTTCGCTCGCCGAGCATTTTTTCCACGTGTAAGGAAAGGGATTTAATCAGTTTTTCGGTCTGTGAAGGGTCAAGGTGGAGATGATTGTTTGTCAGGTTTTGCGCAAGCGTCTGCTCCATAACCGGTGCTAAGGTTAGAACTGGCAGAAGGCCCTGATTGTTTATTAATCTCTGGCATATCTGGGAAGAGAGGCGAATGCGTACGAGTTCGGTAAGCTGATTGACATCCTGAATGACTTTGGCGTGTTCAAGCAAGACTTCCAGTATCAGTGATGTATGGCGAACAGACACTTTTTCTGATAATAAATTCTGCAGAATTTTTTGAACCTGACCTAATTGCAGCATGGCGGGTATCAATTCGTCACGCAATTTGCAGACATCAGACTGATCCAGTAAGGTCTCCACTTCATTACGGCTTAATAGTTCAGCCAAAGAGGATTGAATCACTTCTTGTAAATGAGTCGCCAATATGGACAGGGGTTCGCATACGGTAAATCCCTGATGCTCCGCCTGTTCTTTTTCGGCTCTCTCAATCCATTGAGCTGCTAAACCATAGCTGGGATCGCTCACTTCTATACCTGATACTTTATTTTCAATCGCTTTTTGAGACGAAGCGGCTATTGCCAGAAACTTATCCAGATACAAGGGATGTTTGTCATAATGAATTCCCTGAACGCTAATTCGATAGAAGGGATAATTTAATTTGGCCTCGGATCGAAGTTTTACTTCAGGGATAACCAGGCCCAGATCGAAGGCCAGGCGTTCACGTATTTGCTGAACAAGCGACAGAAACTCATCCTGTTGGGATAATAAATTTTCATAGAGACTGGGATTAAGCTGTATCTCAATCGGATGGATATGAATTTTCTGATAAAGTGTTTCTTCCTGGAGCAGACTATCATCAGGAGTCTGGTGTTGGCTTTTCATGGCAAACCAGGTACAGACTATAAAAAATGCCAGCACCAGGAATACCGATATTCCCGGAATTCCTTTAATGAACAGCAGTAAAGCCAGGCTGCAGCTGACGATCACAAGGCTTTTAGGATAGGTACTGATTTGACGAACTATTTCACTACCCAAATGAGTATCAGTAGCTGCCCGCGTTACAATAATTCCGGTTGCTGTAGAAATGATGAGCGCAGGGATTTGGGTCACCAGACCGTCGCCTACAGTAAGTAGGGAGTAATTTTGAATCGCCTCGCTAAATGTCATGCTTTTCTGGAGTACACCAATCGCCAGACCACCGATAATATCTACAAGCATGATCAAAA from Legionella quinlivanii encodes:
- a CDS encoding flagellar basal body L-ring protein FlgH → MIKPILLIISLVILAHNPSAKAANLYNDIYYRPLIADRRASLPDDLLTVIVLETSNAQTSADLGSSKEIKTALEASYNQKRYDLRLGLTGKGNSKAQTGRNGKIKASLTVRIKAICPNGSYEVEGYQLIQINGEQQRILLSGIVRPEDISPQNTVLSTRIANAQITYTGDGSVSNSQRYNTIYKIMSFMGLV
- a CDS encoding flagellar basal body P-ring protein FlgI; amino-acid sequence: MMFSFRKLLLCVCLQLLVCSSFASVRLKSLAHLSGLQENPVTGYGLVIGLAGSGDSHRNKDTTQAISNLLQNFGLNINARDITSRNSAAVIITANLPANVHQGDKLDINVSSLGDAKSLLGGTLLITPLKGPDNQIYALAQGPISLGGFKYDLFGNVVQKNHPTSGIISGGAIVEKTLYNELTDKSGELHLILNHPDFTTADNVETAVNKRFGDNTAIARSAQDIEIHPPVIAKQHYVRFISQLENIIIIPDNLPTVVVNERTGVVVAGSDVKLDTVTISQGNLQIAIASDYKVSQPAILFNAPASVRTAITPSTNIEVKENAGQSIVLEQGATIADLISALNKAKITTRDMIAILESLKRAGALHAELIVQ
- the flgC gene encoding flagellar basal body rod protein FlgC, translated to MNYNLTYSIAAQGMQVEKLRIDTVAYNIANQHTLLKSDGSGFQPMQVITGSRNFNDYFTDETQWSTAVPGPKTLPPNKVYQPEHPAADDKGYIHYPGINTVDEMTTLLNASRAYEANIKIFNTAHSLFMQTLTIGDER
- a CDS encoding flagellar biosynthesis protein FlhA — translated: MENKKTNLSSMGSELGTILFVTGILLILFIPIPSALLDLLLIINFSWALVILLLCFYTDKPLSFSTFPALLLVSTLFRLALNISATRLILSEGDAGRVINAVGQYVIHGNYVMGMVVFLILIIVQFIVVTNGAQRVAEVAARFTLDSMPGKQMSIDADLNMGLISQETARERRSQIEKEANFYGAMDGASKFVKGDAIAGILIMLVDIIGGLAIGVLQKSMTFSEAIQNYSLLTVGDGLVTQIPALIISTATGIIVTRAATDTHLGSEIVRQISTYPKSLVIVSCSLALLLFIKGIPGISVFLVLAFFIVCTWFAMKSQHQTPDDSLLQEETLYQKIHIHPIEIQLNPSLYENLLSQQDEFLSLVQQIRERLAFDLGLVIPEVKLRSEAKLNYPFYRISVQGIHYDKHPLYLDKFLAIAASSQKAIENKVSGIEVSDPSYGLAAQWIERAEKEQAEHQGFTVCEPLSILATHLQEVIQSSLAELLSRNEVETLLDQSDVCKLRDELIPAMLQLGQVQKILQNLLSEKVSVRHTSLILEVLLEHAKVIQDVNQLTELVRIRLSSQICQRLINNQGLLPVLTLAPVMEQTLAQNLTNNHLHLDPSQTEKLIKSLSLHVEKMLGERKKPVLLCSPMLRRQLKLFTQRIIPHLTILSLSEIPIHIQIEPFGVIQ
- a CDS encoding flagellar basal body rod protein FlgB — encoded protein: MFEDNTIRLIKLGLDAALMRQTAIAANIANVNTPNYQTVEVIFEQQLANYDQNSNRGSVNFLELQPAIHTGDTAPALDDQIALGIKNATQFRTLIKGLNHKLAIMKMALHGNNQA
- a CDS encoding flagellar hook-basal body protein, producing the protein MSDALSIAASGLKSEEYFIDKIANDIANLNTPNYKASKLSFADVLYQNIDSNHSKQQSGIKTGLGTAIIKSTKDFSQGPLKAGTNWNDLAIDGEGFFQVLQTDGSLAYTRSSSFSIDSERYLCTADGLRLADSIQIPDDSQTIVIQKNGDVEIMSSEDAEPQLVGTISLARFMDPGRLDPSGAGLFHANADSGDPIIDNPGNSGMGQVLQKQIEASNVDMVTSLMQLTMAQRVYQLNAKTVQIADELEKMINELRD
- the fliE gene encoding flagellar hook-basal body complex protein FliE codes for the protein MTIEPVNHFKMDFNLNDLSIQKPDRFSHWLAAPIQQVNDKLIEADNSLQQLVSGQAANLHQVMWNLEEAKMSFQLLEQVRNRLMTAYQEIIKEQI
- the fliF gene encoding flagellar basal-body MS-ring/collar protein FliF, which gives rise to MNFYFNSIYLWFGRQEKPKQIMILLTVGFIILSSVLTSIFLLKPDYGTLFNNLDSQDANEIIRQLDQDNIHYQLQNSGRDILIDKHLVDKTRIRLMSSNLNGHVGFELFDKTDFGLTEFSQKINYQRALQGELERTISSLEEVRQARVHLVIPEQHFLQKETHPTKASVTLQLKKPIGKQQVKSIQKLLTASIANLAAENVVIIDQNGNNLSIPREISGEGHFAAKRRIEDYLNSKITDMLGHIFPQDNVYVKIDVTLNYDELRRELIKPQSQGLITHEKEMQHTAPAELTKKTNPVQDLTRERSYEFGHEKEQFLRANGRIERLTVSVTVPKQTESSTLLQIERMVKTTIGFDSKRGDSISVEALLPPPVQSDIFLNETPSAPASETLSIKYGLAALLIIGAISYGVQRRNNLKRRQHLLESLNQWISHHE
- a CDS encoding flagellar hook-basal body protein, yielding MLSAIKTTQIALLQDQFRLQVLSQNVSNLHTTGYKRQIMESQDFPALDAPDFETVVQQMASLSDFQQGSIAHSNQGSELALAGKGFFEIQKNDGVFYTRSGEFHISQEGELISERGGKLMGKNGPVRVNDKEFSINTKGELFIDKQLSDQIRIVDFPQAASLHYQGEGLYFSKDLPEEASSETRVLQFSLEQSNVKSVDEMTEMLKISRHFEAIQRIMKTSNNLLSTAISQLGEGNV